A part of Hippea maritima DSM 10411 genomic DNA contains:
- a CDS encoding oligopeptide/dipeptide ABC transporter ATP-binding protein, whose product MICDVEINSAFYGNHQVLEDIRFNLNKGDILAIVGESGTGKTTLARIISGLYRFYGLKFDGKVDIDGKIDVVPQNITDSLDPLFSIESQLREIKDDLDSIKKILAKVGFVDVERILKSYPHNLSGGMKQRVLIAMALLNADIVMADEFTSALDTITKLKIVELLKKLNENENITIIFITHDMELLEFDGDIIVMFGGRIVEKGKILDVKSNPLHPYTRFLINATPRLNMHYSKDRFNQIEIDKDAACPFIKTCSKAKEICRNKKPPLKEVKGRFVRCHF is encoded by the coding sequence ATGATATGTGATGTAGAGATAAATTCCGCTTTCTACGGTAATCATCAAGTTTTAGAGGATATACGTTTTAACCTAAATAAGGGCGATATATTGGCTATTGTTGGAGAATCGGGAACGGGTAAAACTACACTTGCAAGGATAATAAGCGGGCTATATCGATTTTATGGTCTTAAGTTTGATGGCAAGGTTGATATAGATGGCAAAATTGATGTAGTGCCGCAAAATATAACCGATTCTTTAGACCCTCTTTTTAGTATAGAATCTCAACTAAGAGAGATAAAAGACGACCTTGACAGCATAAAGAAGATTTTAGCTAAGGTGGGTTTTGTTGACGTTGAGAGAATTCTAAAATCATACCCACATAACCTAAGTGGAGGTATGAAACAGAGGGTTTTGATAGCTATGGCTTTACTTAATGCCGATATAGTTATGGCGGATGAATTTACATCAGCTTTAGATACTATAACAAAACTAAAAATAGTAGAATTGTTAAAAAAGTTGAATGAAAATGAGAATATAACCATCATTTTCATTACGCACGATATGGAGCTGTTGGAGTTTGATGGCGATATAATAGTCATGTTTGGTGGCAGAATAGTTGAGAAAGGAAAAATTCTTGATGTAAAATCTAATCCACTGCATCCCTATACAAGATTTTTGATAAATGCAACGCCCAGACTAAATATGCACTATTCAAAAGACAGATTTAATCAGATAGAGATAGATAAGGATGCAGCGTGTCCATTTATAAAGACTTGCAGTAAAGCAAAAGAGATTTGCAGAAATAAAAAGCCACCACTTAAAGAAGTTAAAGGTAGGTTTGTAAGATGTCATTTTTAA